In the Luteolibacter rhizosphaerae genome, ACACCATGAACAACATGGGGCTGGCCGCCTTCGACGCGGCGGGCCGGACCGCGTGGCGTGAAGTAACGCTGCCGGTGACCGACACCGGCGACGTCTTCCAAGTGAACATGCTGGTGGCGAACGTGGGCGACGGGGCCTACGACTCGTACCTGATCGTCGACAAGATCGAGGAGGTGAAGATCGACCTCGTCGTCACGAACGCCGAGCGCCAGTTGCTCGAGACCAACCGCTTTGAGATCAAGGTCGATGGCGGGGCGGTCGGCTCGAACTTCAAGATCGAGATCAGCCGGGCCGGCTCAAACACCTGGTATCCCCTTTCAACCAACCAGATCGAAGACAACTTCAAGCAGCGCGTCGCGGGTGCTTTCAACCTGCGCGGCAAGGTGACGATCGAGGGGCAGGAATACACCACGCCGATGCGAGCGCTCACGGTGCGCTTCCCGGCTGCGAACGACATCAAGGGTGCCGCGACCTGCGTGGCCGCCTTCGATGCCTCTTGGACCAGCACCAAGGCCTCCGCTACCGCGACGCAGCGGCGCGAGGAGGCCTTCTGGGTGCAGCTCAACACGAACTCGAACAAGGAGGACTACGAGCTCACGACCAAGGTATTCGGGCCTTGGGTGACGAACTTGGAGGGGGCATGGGTCGATCCCGGTGCCACCCCGGCCGACAACCCGGCCGCTCCCGCGCCAAACGCGACCGGAGCGGTCTACACCGTCGGAATCTTCCACACCCATACGCCAACGGTCTTCCGGACGGTGGGGCGGGGAGTGGGACCATCCGGGGCGGACGGCAACTATGCGAATGCCAAGGGAATGCCGATCTTCGCTTACGATTACGTGGGGGATGCCAGCGGGAACTCGCCAGCGGGACATCCTCTGAATAGTGCGGCAAAGGTTTACACCGCGGGACCGACTCGGCGAGCGACGCCTTGATCCGAGGCGAAGAAGACGCGAGATTGTTAGCCGTGAACCCGAAACTTCTGATCGGAGCCCTCGTGGCATTCGGGATCGCGCTGGCGGTCTTGGTCTTCCGCGAACACAAAGTCGCGGGTGTCGAGGCCAGAGCCGCAATTCAGCCGCCTCCGCCAGAAGAGAAGGTCGTCACGGCCAAGCCGGCGTCTCCCGCAGCGACCGAGACGCCTGTAGAGCCTGCCGCCCCCTCGAGCGATTCCGCTCCCCTCACCACCATGACCCGCGAAAAAGCGATCGAAAGCGCCCGAGCTGCTTGTGCCGGAAAAGTCGCCGTGCCTGAGAGTGCCCCCGTGAGGGTCAGCGAGGCGAACGGAAAGGTAACCGTGATCTTCGTGCAGGAACTCCCGCCCGGTGCCTTGGGTGGTGATTACCACGCCAAGGTCACACTGGACGCGACGAGCGGGGAAGTGATCGAGATCTTGGGATCCGACTGACGGATCGGAAGCTGCCTCAAACCTCGAAGAGCGAGGTGACGGACTGGCCGCCGTGGATGCGGCGGATCGCCTCGCCGAGGAGCGGGGCGATGCCGACCGCGCGAACCTTGTCCCCGGTCGCCTGCGGAACCGAATCGGTGGTGATGATTTCCTCGATCACGGAGTTCTTGATCCGCTCACGGCCCAGCTCGCCAAGGACGGCGTGCGAAACCCCGGCGAAGACGCGCTTGGCCCCGTGCTTGCCGAGGATTTCCGCGGCAGCGGTGAGGGTCCCGGCGGTCTCGGTCATGTCGTCCACGAGGATCACGTCGCGACCTTCGACGTCGCCGATCACGTTCATGGCCTCCACGCGGGTGGCGCTGATGCGGTGCTTGGCGACGATCGCGAGGTCCGCGCCGAGGGCGTCGGCATAGGCCCGGGCCATCTTCACGCCGCCGACGTCCGGAGAGACGACCGTGATGTTCGAAGCATCCGGGTGGCGCTCGCGCAGGTAGTGGATGAGAGCGGGCTTCGCGTAGAGATGATCGACGGGAATATCGAAGAAACCCTGAATTTGCGGAGCGTGGAGGTCCATGGTGAGGACCCGACCCACGCCGGCGGAGGTGAGAAGGTTTGCCACCAGCTTGGCAGTGATCGGCACGCGGGGCTGGTCCTTCCGGTCCTGGCGGGCGTAGCCGAAGAAGGGCATCACGGCGGTAATCCGGCCGGCGCTGGCGCGGCGGGCGGCATCCACCATGATCAGCAACTCCATGATGTTGTGATTGGTGGGCGGGCAGCTGGGCTGCACGATGAAGACATCGTCACCGCGGATGTTCTCGTTGATTTTGACGAAAGTTTCACCGTCCGGGAACGCGGTGACATGGACATCCGCGAGCGGTGTGCCAAGGGTTTCGGCGATGCGCTCGGCGAGCGCGCGGTGGGATGTTCCACTGATGAGTTTCATGCAGGACGGCGGCGGGGCCGGATTGTTGACAGTCCCGCTCGAATCGGCAACCCTGCATCCCGCAGAATGATGGAAAGTCCGAACCCGCCATCACCCCCGGCCCAGGACAAGCGAGGTCTGCCCCTATGGGTAGCACCGGCGCTGTGCGGCCTGATCGTCGCGATTTTCTACTTCGTGGTCCAAGGTTTCGGCAATGCCGGCACCCACACCCCTGCCGCCTGGCTGCAGAGCACCTGGAACTCGGAAAACGATTTCGAGCACGGGTTCATGGTGCCGATCATCATGGTCGGACTGATCGCGTGGCAGTGGAAGAACCTGAAGAATCTGGCCCAAGGTGCCAAGGGGATGGGGATCGGGATGGCGGCGGCGATCCTCGGAATGGCCTTTTTCGTGATCGCGCATCGCTGCGGCCAGCCACGGCTGGCGATCGGCGGTCTGCCGATGATCCTATGGGGGGCCTCGCTCTACCTGTGGGGTTGGCCGGTGTCCCGGGTGCTGTTCTTCCCGCTGTTTTTCCTGTGGATCGGGATCCCGGTGCCGCAGTTCCAGCAGGCCACCACGCATCTCCAAGTGCTCTCCACGCACATGGCGCAGTGGGGTTCGAGCCTGTTCGGCATCGAAACCATCGTCCGCGGTACGCAGATCTTCTCCGCGCACGGGACTTGGGAGCCGCTGGAGATCAACGAAGGCTGCGGTGGCATCCGCTCGCTGATGGCGCTGATCATGATCTCCTCGGTCTGGGCCTACCTGGCCAAGGTCTCGCTTTGGAAGAAGGCGATCCTGCTGCTCTCCGCCTTCCCACTGGCGATCTTGGGGAACATGATGCGGCTGACCTCGATCTTCGTGATTTCCGAGTTCGGCGATCCAAAATTCGCCGCCAACACTTGGCACGATTGGTCGGGCCTGGTGATTTTCTATCCCATCTCCCTGTTCCTGCTGCTGCTGGTGCACTCCGCCCTCGAACAAGGCCTCCCTTGGAAGCGCCCGCGGAAGCGGCAGGTGCGCCGGGTGGTGGGTGAATCCGAACCGAAGGCCAGCACCGTATCCGTCCCATGAAACGCGGCTTCATTCTGGCAGCGGTTCTCGCGGCAGGGCTTTCCACCATCTTTTTCCTGCCCCCGTTCCAAGTGACGGGATCGGCGATGAAGATGGAGATTCCGGAGAATCTGGGAGGCTGGATGACCGAGAAGGTAGACCCCACTCCGCAGGAGATCGGCTCGCTGGCAAAGGACACCCGCTTCTCCAAGGCTCGCTGCATTCTGGTGCGTGAGGGCGAATTCGACTCGATCGGACGCCGCTTTGCCGACTCCGCTGACCTTTCGATCGTCCTCTCCGGAAAAGACCTCGCGAACTCGATTCACCGGCCGGAGCGCTGCATGGGCGCCCAAGGCCACGTCATCTACAATTCCGAGAAGACCAGCCTGGAGATCCCGGGATCGGGCACGGTGCCGACGCGACGCCTGCTATCCAAGATCAAGCTACCGACCGGCAAATCGAACGACGACTTCGTCGAGCTCAACTATCTGACCTACTACTTCTTCGTAGGTCACGAGAACATCACCGAGAGCCATTCGGAGCGGGCGCTGGTGGACATGAAAGACCGGCTTAAGAAGGGCCAGGCGCAGCAATGGGCCTACGTGCTCGTGAGCATGCCCTTCAAAGCGGAGGGGACGACGGTCGCAGGACTGGAGAAGCTCCCCCCGCTGGAGATGGCGGACGAGAAGGTGAAATCCCTGCTGGGCGACATCTCCGCCAAGAACATCGAGTGGAAGCAGATCGCGGCGGTCAATTGACCCTTCAGCCGATCAAGGCGGAGAGAAGCGGCGGCTTGCGCCCGAACTTGCTACGATACTCCTCGTAGGTAGGGATGAGTCTGACGCGGAGCTTGGCTTCGTGATTGAGCGCGATGGAGGAGAGCTTGTGCTCGAGAAATGGATTCCGGAAGCGATCGAGCGTGGCTTTGGCAAAGGCGGCGGGATTCTCGACCCGACCTTCAAGCACGGGGACGATCTCGTAGTAGAGGAGATCCTCCAGCCACGTTCCTAGTTCGGGGTGGTCCAAGCATTCCCCGACCGTCCCGATCCCCATCGGCAAGGCACGACAAACGAGAGCAGTGTGCAGGCCGTTCAGGATGCGGACTTTCCTCAGGTAGTACGGCTCAATGTCCCCTGCCGAAATCACGGCGGGATGGCGGAGAGGAAAAGCCTCGGCCGTTTCGATCGCCCAGAGCGCGAAGGGCTCCGCACTGAGCAACAGTGGATCGCTGGAGAGTAGCGGATGATTTTTTGGAGGACCGGGAACAATGCGGTCGACCAGGTTGTTCACCCAGACGCAGGCATCGCGCAGCCATTCCTGCGCGACGGGCGCCGCGTTCCAGCGAATGGCTTGCTCAAGCACAAGTTCGCGGAGCTTGGTGCCATTCTGCTCGATGAGCTCGCAGGGGAGGATGGTCGGTCCCGGTAGGCCAACTTCATGACGGGCGAGTAGCACGGCGAGGAGCTTGGCAGGATAGGAAGCGGGCGGAACGGACCCTACATGATCGGCAGGGTCGAGGGCGAAGCCAGCCTCGGTGGTATTCGAGACGATCCAGCGGAGATCCGGCCGCCGGGCCACTGCGAGCACCTCGTCCCACTGCGTGTCTGCATGGAGCGCGCTGGAGATCGACGAGACTTCTTCCACCTCATCGATCACCCGGCCTTCGGAATAGCCTTGGATGGCGACGTGGTACTTCCCGCCGGCACGATTGATTGCTTCCGCTCTTTCGATGCCGGTCGATTGGACCACGACGATCTCGTCGAAGCCGGTTTGGGAGACGAAGAGGTCGACGAAAGCGCGGAGGAAATTGCCGGCGCCGAATTGGAGGATCATGAGAAGGCGGGAGACTTGGGATCGCTAGAGAGTGACGCCTTGCTTCCAGAGGGTGATCTCGCGGAAGCCATTGCGCTCGTTGCGGGCTTGCCTGCCGGAAGCGACGTCGAGAATGAGGGTCATGAGGTCATCAGTGACTTGGCCGGCGGAGACGCCGGGGTCGAGGAGTTGGCCGGCATCGAAGTCGATCCAGTTCGGCTTGCGGGCAGCAAGTTCGTGATTGGAGGCGATCTTCAAGGTCGGCACGGGAACGCCGAGCGGAGTGCCGCGACCGGTGGTGAAGAGGATCTCATGGGCTCCTGCGGCGGCGAGGGCGGTGCTCGAGACACCGTCGTTGCCGGGGGCCTCGACCAGACAGAGACCACCGAGGCTTTGACGGGCGGAGTCGCCGTAGCCGACGACCTGCTTCACCGGAGCGCGCCCCCCTTTCTGAATGCAGCCGAGCGACTTCTCCTCCAGCGTGGTGATCCCGCCCTCTTTGTTACCTGGCGAAGGATTCTCGTGGACCGCTTCGCCATGGCGTCGGAAGTAATCCTTGAAGCGGTTCACCATCCCGATCGCTTCGTCGAAGGTCTGCTCGTTATCGCAGCGGTTGAAGAGCGGAGCCTCGGCGCCGAACATCTCTGGCACCTCGGTGAGGATGGCGGTGCCACCCCAAGCGCAAAGCCGGTCAGCAATGCGACCGACCAAGGGATTCGCGGTGATACCGCTGAAGCCATCGCTGCCGCCGCACTTCATGCCAAGCACGAGTTCGCTGGCGGGAATGGGCTCGCGCTTGAATCCGGAGGCATAGGCAACGAGTTCACGGATCGC is a window encoding:
- a CDS encoding EpsI family protein, yielding MKRGFILAAVLAAGLSTIFFLPPFQVTGSAMKMEIPENLGGWMTEKVDPTPQEIGSLAKDTRFSKARCILVREGEFDSIGRRFADSADLSIVLSGKDLANSIHRPERCMGAQGHVIYNSEKTSLEIPGSGTVPTRRLLSKIKLPTGKSNDDFVELNYLTYYFFVGHENITESHSERALVDMKDRLKKGQAQQWAYVLVSMPFKAEGTTVAGLEKLPPLEMADEKVKSLLGDISAKNIEWKQIAAVN
- a CDS encoding UxaA family hydrolase: MKLLVQIHPDDNVAVAPQAIAAGTRDESGLLFAAIPAGHKAALRPIAAGDPVIKYGFPIGIASIAIAAGDHVHVHNVRTGLAENTRLKYDPDRTSIAPEPDPPVFMGYRRPDGRAATRNEIWIINTVACVNVPSQRIADLAAREFLVPGGPIDGIHAFTHPYGCSQLGDDLGYTRKILAGLVRHPNAAAVLILGLGCENNTLKSFLAEAGTLDPQRVRFFNAQEVQDEIEHGLEAIRELVAYASGFKREPIPASELVLGMKCGGSDGFSGITANPLVGRIADRLCAWGGTAILTEVPEMFGAEAPLFNRCDNEQTFDEAIGMVNRFKDYFRRHGEAVHENPSPGNKEGGITTLEEKSLGCIQKGGRAPVKQVVGYGDSARQSLGGLCLVEAPGNDGVSSTALAAAGAHEILFTTGRGTPLGVPVPTLKIASNHELAARKPNWIDFDAGQLLDPGVSAGQVTDDLMTLILDVASGRQARNERNGFREITLWKQGVTL
- a CDS encoding ribose-phosphate diphosphokinase; this translates as MKLISGTSHRALAERIAETLGTPLADVHVTAFPDGETFVKINENIRGDDVFIVQPSCPPTNHNIMELLIMVDAARRASAGRITAVMPFFGYARQDRKDQPRVPITAKLVANLLTSAGVGRVLTMDLHAPQIQGFFDIPVDHLYAKPALIHYLRERHPDASNITVVSPDVGGVKMARAYADALGADLAIVAKHRISATRVEAMNVIGDVEGRDVILVDDMTETAGTLTAAAEILGKHGAKRVFAGVSHAVLGELGRERIKNSVIEEIITTDSVPQATGDKVRAVGIAPLLGEAIRRIHGGQSVTSLFEV
- a CDS encoding exosortase/archaeosortase family protein, whose protein sequence is MESPNPPSPPAQDKRGLPLWVAPALCGLIVAIFYFVVQGFGNAGTHTPAAWLQSTWNSENDFEHGFMVPIIMVGLIAWQWKNLKNLAQGAKGMGIGMAAAILGMAFFVIAHRCGQPRLAIGGLPMILWGASLYLWGWPVSRVLFFPLFFLWIGIPVPQFQQATTHLQVLSTHMAQWGSSLFGIETIVRGTQIFSAHGTWEPLEINEGCGGIRSLMALIMISSVWAYLAKVSLWKKAILLLSAFPLAILGNMMRLTSIFVISEFGDPKFAANTWHDWSGLVIFYPISLFLLLLVHSALEQGLPWKRPRKRQVRRVVGESEPKASTVSVP